Proteins from a genomic interval of Oharaeibacter diazotrophicus:
- a CDS encoding phosphoenolpyruvate carboxylase encodes MNAETFSTQAAFPAGEHGDEFTEVFELLFELLADVIRIRQPGLTGVLFDPDRSGEIPDELRVPALQMTGIWFQLLSIAEENVAMRARRRLETSNGPDSIAGSFSNVVAGVARAGVEADELREALAGMEVVPTITAHPTEAKRVTVLEIHRRIYRLLVELESVRWTPREREALRRSLRSEIDLLWMTGELRLEKPTVEQEVAWGLHFFHETLYLRTPEVIEALAAALRRHYPDDDIAVPPILRWSTWIAGDRDGNPFVTAPVTRWALGEYRKAALSRLEQRVTDLIRHLSISAAVVGVPDDFAKPLADALHASGQAADIVARNPGEIFRQYFVAVLERVKATAGDPASKAKPYLTPNDLARQLAVAERALVAVGAAELAAARVRPVRWEVEIFGFRTAALDIRQNSTVINRTVAAIWQRIHPGVAIPEVNTPAWRAMIDRELIRPVPEIPADLPEEAAETLATFAVVRDSRDGPDPTAVGSIILSMTTSAADLLAVYLIAKYAGLIPEEEGRFHPMPPVIPLFETIDDLVAAEPIMLDLFEQPVVRRMMRERGSVQEIMLGYSDSNKDGGFLCSNWELAKAQKRLAEVGRRRKVRISFFHGRGGSVSRGGAPTGRAIAAQPAGTVGGRLRLTEQGEVVSSKYANKGTALYQLELLAASVVAHTLKSPGEAALKPVPEHEDALEALSGLSLASYRRLIEQPGLIDYFNAASPVEELAHLKLGSRPARRFGARALADLRAIPWVFAWSQNRHLVTGWYGMGTAMRSYVKVMGDDGRRLLAEMYAQNRFFRLVIDEVEKTLTIADMEIAAAYAALVPDAEARERIFGMVRQEYAVTVEEVLKVTGGSELSVRFPAFRRRHDHVKPLIDRGNRWQVQLLGEYRAASDGPAREAILAPLLLSMNCIAGGLGWTG; translated from the coding sequence ATGAATGCCGAGACGTTCTCCACCCAGGCGGCCTTTCCGGCCGGCGAGCACGGCGACGAGTTCACGGAGGTGTTCGAGCTGCTGTTCGAGCTGCTCGCCGACGTCATCCGGATCCGCCAGCCCGGCCTGACCGGCGTGCTGTTCGACCCCGACCGCTCAGGCGAGATCCCGGACGAGCTGCGCGTGCCGGCCCTGCAGATGACCGGCATCTGGTTCCAGCTGCTCTCGATCGCCGAGGAGAACGTGGCGATGCGCGCCCGCCGGCGCCTCGAGACCTCCAACGGCCCCGACAGCATCGCCGGCTCCTTCTCCAACGTGGTCGCCGGCGTCGCCCGCGCCGGCGTCGAGGCGGACGAGCTGCGCGAGGCGCTCGCCGGCATGGAGGTGGTGCCGACCATCACCGCCCACCCGACCGAGGCCAAGCGCGTCACGGTGCTCGAGATCCACCGCCGGATCTACCGCCTGCTGGTCGAGCTCGAGTCCGTGCGCTGGACCCCGCGCGAGCGCGAGGCGCTGCGACGGTCGCTGCGCTCGGAGATCGACCTCCTGTGGATGACCGGCGAGCTCCGCCTCGAGAAGCCGACCGTCGAGCAGGAGGTCGCCTGGGGCCTGCACTTCTTCCACGAGACGCTCTACCTGCGCACCCCCGAGGTGATCGAGGCGCTCGCGGCGGCGCTGCGCCGCCACTATCCCGACGACGACATCGCCGTGCCGCCGATCCTGCGCTGGTCGACCTGGATCGCCGGCGACCGCGACGGCAACCCCTTCGTCACCGCGCCGGTGACGCGCTGGGCGCTCGGCGAATACCGCAAGGCCGCCCTGTCGCGGCTCGAGCAGCGCGTCACCGACCTGATCCGCCACCTCTCGATCTCCGCGGCGGTGGTCGGCGTGCCCGACGACTTCGCCAAGCCGCTCGCCGACGCCCTGCACGCCTCCGGTCAGGCCGCCGACATCGTCGCGCGCAACCCGGGCGAGATCTTCCGGCAGTATTTCGTCGCCGTGCTGGAGCGCGTGAAGGCGACCGCCGGCGATCCCGCCAGCAAGGCGAAGCCCTACCTGACGCCGAACGACCTCGCCCGCCAGCTCGCCGTCGCCGAGCGCGCGCTGGTCGCGGTCGGTGCCGCCGAGCTCGCCGCGGCGCGAGTGCGGCCGGTGCGCTGGGAGGTCGAGATCTTCGGCTTCCGCACCGCCGCCCTCGACATCCGCCAGAACTCGACGGTCATCAACCGCACCGTCGCCGCGATCTGGCAGCGCATCCACCCGGGCGTCGCGATCCCCGAGGTGAACACCCCGGCTTGGCGCGCGATGATCGACCGCGAGCTGATCCGCCCGGTCCCTGAGATCCCGGCCGACCTGCCCGAGGAGGCGGCCGAGACGCTCGCCACCTTCGCCGTCGTCCGCGACAGCCGCGACGGCCCGGACCCGACCGCGGTCGGCTCGATCATCCTGTCGATGACCACCTCGGCGGCCGATCTCCTCGCCGTCTACCTCATCGCCAAATACGCCGGTCTGATCCCCGAAGAGGAGGGCCGGTTCCATCCGATGCCGCCGGTGATCCCGCTGTTCGAGACCATCGACGACCTCGTCGCCGCCGAGCCGATCATGCTCGACCTGTTCGAGCAGCCGGTGGTGCGCCGGATGATGCGCGAGCGCGGCTCCGTGCAGGAGATCATGCTCGGCTACTCCGACAGCAACAAGGACGGCGGCTTCCTCTGCTCCAACTGGGAACTCGCCAAGGCGCAGAAGCGCCTCGCCGAGGTCGGCCGGCGCCGCAAGGTCAGGATCTCGTTCTTCCACGGCCGCGGCGGCTCGGTCTCGCGCGGCGGCGCCCCCACCGGCCGCGCCATCGCCGCCCAGCCCGCCGGCACCGTCGGCGGCCGGTTGCGGCTGACCGAGCAGGGCGAGGTGGTCTCGTCCAAGTACGCCAACAAGGGCACGGCGCTCTATCAGCTCGAGCTGCTGGCCGCGAGCGTGGTCGCCCACACGCTGAAGTCGCCCGGCGAGGCCGCCTTGAAGCCGGTGCCCGAGCACGAAGACGCACTGGAGGCACTGTCCGGCCTCTCGCTCGCCTCCTACCGCCGACTGATCGAACAGCCCGGCCTGATCGACTATTTCAACGCCGCCAGCCCGGTCGAGGAGCTCGCCCACCTCAAGCTCGGCTCGCGCCCGGCCCGCCGCTTCGGCGCCCGCGCCCTCGCCGACCTGCGCGCCATCCCATGGGTGTTCGCCTGGAGCCAAAACCGCCACCTCGTCACCGGCTGGTACGGCATGGGCACGGCGATGCGCTCCTACGTCAAAGTGATGGGCGACGACGGACGGCGCCTGCTCGCCGAGATGTACGCCCAGAACCGCTTCTTCCGCCTCGTCATCGACGAGGTCGAGAAGACGCTGACGATCGCCGACATGGAGATCGCCGCCGCCTATGCGGCTCTGGTGCCGGACGCCGAGGCGCGCGAGCGCATCTTCGGCATGGTCCGCCAGGAATACGCGGTCACGGTGGAAGAGGTGCTGAAGGTGACCGGCGGCTCGGAACTCTCGGTCCGTTTCCCGGCCTTCCGCCGCCGCCACGACCACGTCAAGCCGTTGATCGACCGCGGCAACCGCTGGCAGGTCCAACTGCTCGGCGAGTACCGCGCCGCCTCCGACGGCCCGGCCCGCGAGGCGATCCTCGCGCCGCTGCTCCTGTCGATGAACTGCATCGCCGGCGGCCTCGGCTGGACGGGCTGA
- a CDS encoding TIGR01459 family HAD-type hydrolase has protein sequence MTAAGIRDLVDGHGVFFVDQFGVLHDGHEPYPGAVDALARLKAAGRRVVILSNSGRTGGYNAARLAELGFPAGLYDRVVTSGDVAFAWLAAPGAPVTPGPATRCLTISGVGDRNLAGALAFSEAETGADADFVVIAGSRGDVVPLSTYREILEPAARRGVPAVCTNPDMVMLTRGGTSFAAGRIAALYAELGGPVSYVGKPYPDMYAFAARAAAVEDPATVVCVGDSIEHDIVGAKRFGAAAVLVRTGVLATLDDAAIAAEARRHGVVPDLVLPRFSW, from the coding sequence ATGACGGCCGCCGGCATCCGTGACCTCGTGGATGGCCACGGGGTGTTCTTCGTCGACCAGTTCGGCGTCCTCCACGACGGCCACGAGCCCTATCCAGGCGCCGTCGACGCGCTGGCGCGGCTGAAGGCGGCGGGGCGGCGGGTCGTGATCCTCTCCAATTCCGGCCGGACCGGCGGCTACAACGCCGCCCGGCTGGCGGAACTGGGCTTTCCCGCCGGGCTCTACGACCGCGTCGTCACCTCCGGCGACGTCGCCTTCGCCTGGCTGGCGGCGCCGGGCGCGCCGGTGACGCCGGGGCCGGCGACGCGCTGCCTGACCATCTCCGGCGTCGGCGACCGCAACCTCGCCGGCGCGCTCGCCTTCTCCGAGGCCGAGACCGGCGCCGACGCCGACTTCGTGGTGATCGCCGGCAGCCGCGGCGACGTGGTGCCGCTCTCGACCTACCGCGAGATCCTGGAACCCGCCGCCCGCCGCGGCGTGCCGGCGGTGTGCACCAACCCGGACATGGTGATGCTGACCCGCGGCGGCACCAGCTTCGCGGCGGGCCGCATCGCCGCGCTCTACGCCGAACTCGGCGGGCCGGTCTCCTACGTCGGCAAACCCTACCCGGACATGTACGCCTTCGCGGCGCGGGCGGCGGCGGTGGAGGATCCGGCCACGGTGGTCTGCGTCGGCGACAGCATCGAGCACGACATCGTCGGCGCCAAGCGCTTCGGCGCCGCGGCGGTGCTGGTGCGCACCGGCGTGCTCGCCACCCTCGACGACGCCGCCATCGCCGCCGAGGCGCGCCGCCACGGCGTCGTCCCCGACCTGGTGCTGCCGCGCTTCTCCTGGTGA